Proteins encoded in a region of the Poecilia reticulata strain Guanapo linkage group LG14, Guppy_female_1.0+MT, whole genome shotgun sequence genome:
- the arhgap32b gene encoding rho GTPase-activating protein 32 isoform X4 gives MKSRPTKQKLKQRGILRERVFGCDLGEHLLNSGHDVPQVLKSCTEFIEKHGVVDGIYRLSGIASNIQKLRHEFDSEQIPDLTKDVYIQDIHCVGSLCKLYFRELPNPLLTYQLYEKFSEAVSAATDEERLIKIHDVIQQLPPPHYRTLEFLMRHLSRLAAFSYITNMHTKNLAIVWAPNLLRSKQIESACFSGTAAFMEVRIQSVVVEFILNHVDVLFSTKLSSLIREGTGHNSLSRPKSLLVSSPSTKLLSLEEAQARTQAQINSPVTEDSKYIEVGEGPAALQGKFHTVIEFPTERKRPPIKSKKSPVGSWRSFFNLGKSSSLSKRKLQRNPSEPSELKAMALPGGRGDTATLRSAKSEESLSSLHNVEGESKVYRPRRPRSSSDALSASFNGELLDSRQQCNSYDNLDATEDSDGDDGPICVPALISPPRSAGEDVDLSPPDIGMASLDFDPMSFQCSVPDTTFAFPLDDSSTGAEGSTLKRSPKSNASNLITASFPGSVTSPLLSADCSMDAAEKPESKKLTTSYSYTDKPMQAVSPIKCGKASSLTPFATLELFSPEISDRNGAGQPISKQPLSPPPMPKESPPLMGSVLLRGAEPSLTEAFQKELHSKLATFDTLDSKDLVGKEAVEQEPVTTSQEHQGVLTPDSSKDLPPRSFSSTAPPPPPPPKNAARMLALALAESAQQVSVQSQLQSSGPPTLVSSVQLQVSHVPESSRPPAPPAHTASEEGEGAISSPPPSVTSATAITSSHDRTTSSPPTSLPPSQFTSTTTKPSDSSATAQSRTQPETKSTPPSTPLYKCAQVPTSTSLTSPTRKSPERQQQVSRQAAGHSSSSGAAAATTPRGSSKDERVLQQPGSAEMKAEDCASAPILPKLSEQPPPTAQKPIRQPVSLPQNQPQTLLHNQVHTQPRLPPQPHSASQAHPHPQAHPSKASARIAPTSAEPVEKPWEAIKPVQPCKEPAKHNDSYGPTPPVPPVRTLESKLATAALSQSEASYEMFREGPTAGHLTEGFSHHPLSPRKPSSHQPAYIYHVKGEPILIEAPGAAYYHQRPVPHHYRPDSVAPHSYVSKSEPQITYSARADNRYSTLGPRSYHHSMKLRGTPRGVHVSPGPDHQGYSHDRTHGYPTIRRVHSFHVPPTIRSVPIQRTEVPPEDDMFFHHRPVYQCKAYQQPPQQSSQTDYHVTQLQPYFENGRVQYRYSPYSGSVPLESPFYDIDPYSTIRVRHFHSYGGRDAGAAGGRPGGKAAGYHYVSRHGLPPGKEHGFVSRDMPPGHGSKEAAVFLPWDPEEAERLRMHSIRRESRARLKLRGPVLSQYDNVGLFTPADISGYETLHLRSKSDPGKAVLLPVESKDGRYLPRHMVSDPDGLVYMETDKHVLGSGDKSDISKQGVSKKCQSSHSLPAPHQSDSSRHELKYESGEDKLGGDGGRSKYRQEHPTKKPFQPRYECPDSDHHHHDKLKSSGGYHGTDEPPPRDQLARCKPERSHGAREEQHLNQSKADLDRDYSYQKHSNKPMQSHYDNLDDYHPVPQPQAPVQKHTGSGSSSYPANPSSRAYSTALGQGAFIQTELGLQRPETELRTE, from the exons ATGAAGTCCAGGCCCACCAAGCAAAAGCTGAAGCAGCGAGGGATCCTCCGGGAAAGGGTGTTCGGCTGTGACCTGGGAGAGCACCTCCTCAACTCAGGACATGATg TGCCCCAAGTCCTCAAGAGCTGCACAGAGTTCATCGAGAAGCACGGCGTGGTGGATGGCATTTACCGCCTCTCTGGGATCGCTTCAAATATCCAGAAATTGCG GCATGAGTTTGACTCGGAGCAGATACCTGACCTGACCAAAGATGTTTACATCCAGGACATCCACTGCGTCGGCTCGCTGTGCAAGCTGTACTTCAGAGAGCTGCCCAACCCGCTGCTCACCTACCAGCTCTACGAGAAATTCTCT GAGGCTGTATCAGCAGCAACGGACGAAGAGCGACTCATCAAAATTCATGATGTCATTCAGCAGCTTCCTCCGCCTCATTACAG GACCCTGGAGTTCCTCATGAGACACCTGTCCCGCCTGGCAGCGTTCAGCTACATCACCAACATGCACACAAAGAACCTGGCCATTGTCTGGGCGCCCAACCTGCTACG GTCAAAGCAGATTGAATCTGCCTGCTTCAGCGGCACAGCAGCCTTCATGGAAGTACGAATTCAGTCTGTAGTAGTGGAGTTCATCCTCAACCACGTTGATGTGCTCTTCAGCACCAAACTCAGCTCCCTGATCAGAGAGGGCACAG GACACAATTCTCTATCTCGACCTAAATCCCTGCTGGTTTCGTCACCTTCCACCAAACTTCTGAGCCTGGAAGAGGCCCAGGCCAGGACTCAGGCTCAGATCAACTCTCCGGTGACTGAAGACAGCAAGTACATCGAGGTGGGCGAGGGTCCAGCCGCCCTGCAAGGGAAGTTCCACACGGTCATCGAGTTTCCCACTGAGAG GAAAAGACCCCCTATCAAATCCAAAAAGTCTCCTGTGGGAAGCTGGCGCTCTTTCTTCAACCTCGGCAAATCGTCTTCTCTGTCCAAGCGTAAGCTGCAACGCAACCCCAGTGAGCCCAGTGAGTTGAAAGCCATGGCTCTCCCCG GAGGCCGAGGCGACACGGCCACGTTGAGGTCAGCTAAAAGCGAGGAGTCACTGAGTTCACTGCACAATGTTGAAG GGGAGTCAAAGGTGTACCGTCCTCGCCGTCCTCGTTCCAGCAGCGACGCTCTGTCGGCCTCCTTCAACGGAGAACTGCTGGACAGCCGACAGCAGTGCAACTCTTACGACAACCTCGACGCCACGGAGGACAGCGACGGAGACGACGGGCCCATCTGCGTCCCCGCCCTGATCTCGCCACCCCGCTCAGCGGGCGAAGACGTGGACCTGAGCCCACCAGACATCGGCATGGCCTCGTTAGACTTCGACCCCATGTCTTTTCAGTGCAGCGTGCCAGACACCACCTTTGCCTTCCCCTTGGATGACTCCTCAACTGGCGCTGAAGGCTCCACATTAAAGAGGAGCCCCAAGAGCAACGCCTCCAACCTCATCACCGCCTCCTTCCCAGGCAGCGTGACCTCCCCGCTGTTGTCTGCAGACTGCAGCATGGATGCTGCAGAGAAGCCGGAAAGCAAGAAGCTGACCACGTCTTACTCCTACACTGATAAGCCCATGCAGGCTGTGTCACCTATTAAATGTGGGAAAGCCTCCAGTTTGACTCCGTTTGCTACGTTGGAGCTTTTCTCCCCAGAGATTTCTGACAGAAACGGAGCTGGACAGCCCATCTCTAAGCAACCTTTATCTCCTCCTCCAATGCCCAAGGAGTCTCCTCCCCTGATGGGCAGTGTGCTGCTTAGGGGGGCCGAGCCATCACTCACTGAAGCTTTCCAGAAGGAGCTGCACTCTAAGCTGGCGACCTTTGACACGTTGGACAGTAAGGACCTTGTAGGAAAGGAAGCAGTGGAGCAGGAACCGGTAACCACCAGCCAGGAGCATCaag GAGTCCTCACTCCAGACTCTTCAAAGGACCTCCCCCCTCGTTCCTTCAGCTCTactgccccccctccccctccacctcctAAAAATGCTGCCCGCATGTTGGCCCTAGCTCTGGCCGAATCGGCCCAGCAGGTCTCCGTTCAGTCTCAGCTCCAGTCTTCTGGGCCCCCCACGCTGGTGTCCTCTGTCCAACTGCAGGTCTCACACGTTCCAGAATCGTCCCGTCCACCAGCTCCACCGGCCCACACTGCATCTGAGGAAGGAGAGGGAGCAATAAGTTCTCCACCACCAAGCGTTACTTCTGCTACTGCTATCACCAGCTCACATGATCGAACCACTTCCAGCCCACCAACCAGCCTGCCGCCATCACAGTTCACCAGCACCACCACTAAGCCATCAGACAGTTCTGCTACAGCCCAGTCCAGAACTCAGCCAGAGACTAAATCCACCCCGCCAAGCACTCCGCTTTATAAATGTGCCCAAGTTCCCACTTCAACCAGCCTGACCTCTCCAACCAGGAAGAGTCCTGAAagacagcagcaggtctccagACAGGCCGCCGGTCACAGCAGCTCATCTGGTGCTGCTGCAGCCACGACGCCGAGAGGCAGCAGCAAAGACGAGAGGGTTCTACAGCAACCTGGTTCTGCTGAG ATGAAAGCTGAGGATTGTGCGTCAGCTCCAATCCTTCCCAAACTATCAGAGCAACCTCCTCCAACAGCTCAGAAACCCATCAGGCAGCCAGTCTCGCTTCCTCAGAACCAGCCTCAGACTCTGCTGCACAACCAAGTTCACACACAGCCTCGTCTTCCACCGCAGCCTCACTCAGCTTCCCAGGCCCACCCCCATCCCCAGGCCCACCCGTCTAAAGCCAGTGCCAGAATAGCACCCACCTCGGCGGAACCTGTCGAGAAACCGTGGGAAGCCATCAAACCCGTACAGCCGTGTAAAGAACCAGCCAAACACAATGACTCTTATGGACCCACTCCTCCTGTTCCCCCAGTTCGCACCTTGGAAAGCAAACTGGCCACAGCAGCACTTAGTCAGAGTGAAGCTTCCTACGAGATGTTCAGGGAAGGCCCTACAGCTGGCCACCTGACAGAGGGTTTTTCCCATCATCCTCTGTCTCCACGGAAACCCTCTTCTCACCAGCCAGCCTATATTTACCATGTTAAAGGAGAGCCCATCCTTATCGAAGCCCCAGGAGCGGCGTACTACCACCAGAGGCCTGTTCCTCATCATTACCGCCCGGACAGTGTCGCCCCGCACTCCTACGTGTCCAAGTCCGAGCCTCAGATAACCTACAGTGCCCGAGCAGACAACAGATACAGCACCTTAGGTCCCAGGTCCTACCACCACTCCATGAAGCTGAGAGGAACCCCCCGGGGTGTGCATGTCTCCCCAGGGCCGGATCACCAGGGCTACAGCCACGACAGAACCCACGGCTATCCCACCATCCGCAGAGTCCACTCCTTCCACGTCCCTCCCACCATTCGCTCTGTCCCAATCCAGAGGACGGAAGTTCCGCCGGAAGACGACATGTTCTTCCATCACCGACCCGTTTATCAGTGCAAGGCGTACCAGCAGCCTCCGCAGCAGTCATCCCAGACCGACTACCACGTCACCCAGCTGCAGCCGTACTTTGAGAACGGCCGGGTGCAGTACCGCTACAGCCCATACTCTGGCTCTGTCCCATTGGAGTCGCCTTTCTACGACATTGACCCTTACAGCACAATCCGAGTTAGGCACTTTCACTCCTACGGAGGCCGGGACGCCGGAGCTGCCGGAGGCCGACCTGGCGGGAAGGCAGCTGGTTACCACTACGTCTCCCGCCACGGACTGCCCCCTGGCAAAGAGCATGGCTTTGTCAGCAGAGACATGCCTCCCGGTCACGGGAGCAAGGAAGCTGCCGTGTTCCTGCCATGGGACCCGGAGGAGGCAGAGAGGCTTCGCATGCACTCGATCCGCAGGGAGAGCAGGGCCAGGCTGAAGCTGAGAGGCCCTGTCCTCTCGCAGTACGACAATGTTGGCCTCTTTACACCAGCAGATATATCTGGGTATGAAACCTTGCACCTGCGGAGTAAGTCTGACCCTGGTAAAGCTGTGCTGCTTCCAGTGGAGAGCAAAGATGGACGCTACCTTCCCAGACACATGGTGTCTGACCCTGATGGGCTCGTCTACATGGAGACAGACAAGCATGTCCTCGGCAGCGGAGACAAGTCGGACATTTCCAAGCAAGGCGTTTCCAAGAAATGCCAGTCATCTCACTCTCTTCCCGCGCCTCACCAGTCGGACAGCAGCCGGCACGAGCTCAAATACGAGAGCGGAGAGGACAAGCTGGGCGGCGACGGCGGCAGGTCCAAATACCGGCAGGAGCATCCCACCAAGAAGCCCTTCCAGCCACGGTACGAGTGCCCCGATtctgaccaccaccaccacgACAAGCTGAAGTCATCTGGTGGTTACCACGGTACTGACGAGCCTCCTCCCCGGGACCAACTGGCACGTTGCAAACCGGAGCGTTCCCACGGCGCCCGAGAAGAGCAGCACCTCAACCAGAGCAAAGCAGACCTGGACAGGGACTACAGCTAccagaaacacagcaacaaacCCATGCAATCCCACTACGACAACCTAGATGATTACCACCCGGTACCTCAGCCTCAGGCCCCGGTCCAAAAACACACAGGCTCTGGCTCCAGCTCGTACCCTGCCAACCCCAGCAGCAGGGCTTACTCCACGGCTCTGGGCCAAGGAGCCTTCATCCAGACTGAGCTGGGCCTGCAGAGGCCCGAGACAGAACTCCGTACCGAATGA